ccgggtactccggcttcctcccacctccaaagacatgcacctggggataagttgattggcaacactaaaattggccatagtgtgtggatgtgagtgtgaatgttgtctgtctatctgtgttggccctgcgatgaggtggcgacttgtccagggtgtaccccgccttccgcccgattgtagctgagataggctccagcgccccccgcgaccccaaagggaataagcggtagaaaatggatggatggatggatggattgaaaattaaaggggaacattatcaccagacctatgtaagcgtcaatatataccttgatgttgcagaaaaaaagaccatatatttttttaaccgatttccgaactctaaatgggtgaattttggcgaattaaacgcctttctaatattcactctcggagcgatgacgtcacaacgtggcgtcacatcgggaagcaatccgccattttctcaaacaccgagtcaaatcagctctgttatttcccgttttttcgactgttttccgtaccttggagacatcatgcctcgtcggtgtgttgtcggagggtgtaacaacaccaacagggacggattcaagttgcaccagtggcccaaagatgcgaaagtggcaagaaattggacgtttgttccgcacactttaccgacgaaagctatgctacgacagagatggcaagaatgtgtggatatcctgcgacactcaaagcagatgcatttccaacgataaagtcaaagaaatctgccgccagacccccattgaatctgccggagtgtgtgagcaattcagggacaaaggacctcggtagcacggcaagcaatggcggcagtttattcccgcagacgagcgagctaaacactctggatgtcttggctcacaccgtcaagagaagaatatcgaccctagtttccctggcctgctgacatgagggtatgtctacagaatatattaattgatgaaaattgggctgtctgcactctcaaagtgcatgttgttgccaaatgtatttcatatgctgtaaacctagttcatagttgttagtttcctttaatgccaaacaaacacataccaatcgttggttagaaggcgatcgccaaattcgtcctcgctttctcccgcgtcgctggctgtcgtgtcgttttcgtcggtttcgcttgcatacttttcaaaccgatatggctcaatagcttcagtttcttcttcaatttcgttttcgctacctgcctccacactacaaccatccgtttcaatacatgcgtaatctgttgaatcgcttaagccgctgaaatccgagtctgaatccgagctaatgtcgctataacttgctgttctttccgccatgtttgtttgtgttggcttcactatgtgacgtcacaggaaaatggacgggtgtatataacgatggttaaaatcaggcactttgaagcttttttttttagggatattgcgtgatgggtaaaaatttgaaaaaatcttcgaaaaatataataagccactgggaactgatttttaatggttttaaccattctgaaattgtgataatgttcccctttaaaaccaatgagttgactgatgaacattatcacaacgACGAATAAAGTATATGTActtttaaccgcaacaggtaattgtaaaaaaaaacccaaaaaaactcaacattatgatttgtacaatttcagaatgtgcttgttctatatttaaacaaagaaaacaatctgaagttttttttatttttaagttatcgtgccgggattttaccagtcagagtagattttcctccatgtggcccccgatctaaaatgagtttgacacccctgttacaCATAATCATACGCTTTTTCATGATAAAGCTAGATATATTTGTActctcaaataaataaataaatcagatgaatcacacttgaattgtgattaatcaaaattgctATATTTTGATAACAATGCAACTtaattgtcagaatgtcacacgCAATAAAGTTTTACTAAATCATTTTGATTTTTTATTAAGcaccccattagctggttgccacaccaacccactagtcttcctggggtcctcaaactcaatacaattacaagtaaaagcatataattataactacacaatacagaaacaaataaaaatcatcaccaagcaaacaatttacagtctcaGAATAATAGTTACCATATaagtataactacacaatacaaaatcaaacaaaaatcattaacaagcaaactaatttacagactcagataaaatattagtttcctttaaaaacctgtttactttcaatgccggtgagaattcgaggcaggttattccacaGCGATACAGATCTTCCGCAATGCATTCTTCCttggacgagggagtacaaaatgcccctcactagacgccctggtattatgattatgcatagtgctactgtaaactatttgggccatgagaaaagccGGAGTTTTACTACTGGTTACTGATTTGAACAAGATtagagtattagctgacaacctgttagccaggaaagagaagcatgcatttggttaacattggttcttagtgaacaacccagaaccagccacgctgccctattctggacaatcGGGAGCTTACTGATCTAACCACTTGCAGTAGACACCCAGACTGTAGAACAATAGTCCAGATGACACAAAACTAAACTCTTAATCTGACAAAGAAGAGGTCAATCATTTCCTGGAAATACCAACAGCCCTTCCCATTTTTGTTACTATATCACTGATAGGATTTGACCAGGATAGAGTGCAGTCTAGCAACACTCCAAGGAGCTTGGCACTTCTGACCTGTTAAACTGTTGAAATACCTACTCTCAGATCCAACTTTTGGTCACAAGATAACCCTTGCCTCGTCCCCAAtacaatactttttgtttttgagatGTTAAGGACAAGTCTGTTTCATACTGTCCAGTCATGCACAGCTTTAAGTTCCTCACTCAATACTACATtaagtactagagatgcgcggtttgcggacacaaccgcggagtccgcggattatccgcgggtcaggcggttgaaataaaaaaaaaaattgattttatccgcgggtccggtcgggcggttgaaataaaatttttttgattttaaatagattcaggcgggtggcagttaaaccaattcggaaatatatatacatagttaaatgttgttacccacatacgaaaaacgagcaggcacctgcagcatatgccacaacagaagaagaaaaaaagagatggacacttttacggagcggagaagggacgcctcgccggggtccgggaccgaggccccttcccccgagagggccccaccgggagccgtagctgaggtgatccgcgagaagggcccgacgcacgtccagggtcaccaccgcgcccaccgcaccgacaccccgcctcgtccgccttcgccgcggccggcgtcacgcgtagcaggtaagctgcttacctgcccgccacccccgtggccgggggctcgtaacaggggtcactccgcgcactccgcccgtgcagcttacctgcccgccacccctgttgccgggggcgcgtaacaggggtcactccgcgcgaagtgcgctcacgaaaggggtggggctcaccctggtgagccgagtgggccacttttgctgcgggatgaaccgaacgccgggttaaggcgcccgatgccgacgctcatcagagcccagaaaaggtgttggttgatatagacagcaggacggtggccatggaagtcggaacccgctaaggagtgtgtaacaacccacctgccgaatcaactagccctgaaaatggatggcgctggagcgtcgggcccatacccggccgtcgccggcagctagagccgcgagggctaggccgcgacgagtaggatggccgccgcggtgcgcgctgaagcctcgggtgcgagcccgggtggagctgccgcgggtgcgagggacatcgcacctccacgcacttggaggtgcgctcagcgcggctcccagatgattgcgcactggtgtgcgtctgggccgtgacagcgtggcacgcattgaatgtctgtgctgcattggatcagtctcctttctttaacaggcaaaagctttataacctcactaatgccttgcaataaatattgataaagttgaggaatgctcatcaaacacttatttggaacatcccacaggtgtgcaggctaattgggaacaggtgggtgccatgattgggtataaaagtagattccatgaaatgctcagtcattcacaaacaaggatggggcgagggtcaccactttgtcaacaattgcgtgagcaaattgttgaacagtttaagaaaaacctttctcaaccagctattgcaagaaaagtagggatttcaccatctacggtccgtaatatcatcaaagggttcagagaatctggagaaatcactgcacgtaagcagctaagcccgtgaccttccatccctcaggctgtactgcatcaacaagcgacatcagtgtgtaaaggatatcaccacatgggctcaggaacacttcagaaacccactgtcagtaactacagttggtcgctacatctgtaagtgcaagttaaaactctcctatgcaaggcgaaagccgtttatcaacaacacccagaaacgccgtcggcttccctgggcctgagctcatctaagatggactgatacaaagtggaaaagtgttctgtggtctgacgagtccacatttcaaattgtttttggaaactgtggacgttgtgtcctccagaccaaagaggaaaagaaccatcgggattgttataggcgcaaagttgaaaagccagcatctgtgatggtatgggggtgtattagtgcccaagacatgggtaacttacacatctgtgaaggcgccattaatgctgaaaggtacatacaggttttggagcaacatatgttgccatccaagcaacgttaccatggacgcccctgcttatttcagcaagacaatgccaagccacgtgttacatcaacgtggcttcatagtaaaagagtgcgggtactagactggcctgcctgtagtccagatctgtctcccattgaaaatgtgtggcgcattatgaagcctcaaatacaacttaagctgtacatcaagcaagaatgggaaagaattccacctgagaagcttaaaaaatgtgtctccttagttcccaaacgtttactgagtgttgttaaaaggaaaggccatgtaacacagtggtgaacatgccctttcccaactactttggcacgtgttgcagccatgaaattctaagttaattattatttgcaaaaaaaaaaaaagtttatgagtttgaacatcaaatatgttgtctttgtagcgcattcaactgaatatgggttgaaaaggatttgcaaaccattgtattccgtttatatttacatctaacacaatttcccaacttatatggaaacggggtttgtatatgcgcAAGGTAACTCGAGTGGAAAAAAGGAAAGCAAATTCAAAGTGCTTGCCAAAATCTCACCTCTTGCGCAGCCAGTTTAGTTTTGAGATCAGACAACTCACTCATAAGCCGCTGGATCACCAGCTAGAAACAAACAAGAGTTACAAACAAAAACGTCTCGTTTTCCTGCGGTTCTGTTCATGTCGGGTCTTCCCTCACCTGATCGCTGACAAGTTGTTCTTCCAGCTGCCGTTTCTCCTCAGTGTCCTCTCTCCTGAAACACACCACTTTCAGAGACAACACACTTTTACAACATATAGGAGAGCAGCGCTGCACATACTGACGAGCCGCCGTCTTCTCCATGTGACCGATCGCACGTTTCTTCTCGCTCACCGCCTTATCCACGTCTTCCCTAGTCACCATGGCCAGCAGAGACTTGGCGTCCAGCAGCTCAGACGCTTGGACCGAAGGCAAAGTGACTTGCAGCACCAGCTTTAGGAGTTTGGCAGCCTCGAAGCATGATAGGAACTAATGGGTGACATTAAAAGAAACAAAGACATTTGAGCATTTTGACTTAGTTATGTTTTATCATTTAATGGGTAAtcgttttattatttgtttactgtAACGAGAAttgcacatgtaaaaaaaaaaaaaaaaaaaaaaaaaaaaatatatatatatatacacacgtaaaagccagtaaattagaatattttgaaaaacctgatttatttcagtaattgcattcaaaaggtgtaacttgtacattatatttattcattgcacacagactgatgcattcaaatgtttatttcatttaattttgatgatttgaagtggcaacaaatgaaaatccaaaattccgtgtgtcacaaaattagaatattgtgtaagggttaaattttgaagacacctggtgccacaaactaatcagctgattaactcaaaacacctgcaaagggctttaaatggtctctcagtccagttctgaagcctacacaaacatggggaagacttcagatttgacacctgtccaaaaggcaaccatcgacacattgcacaaggagggaaagacacaaaaggttattgctgaagaggctggctgttctcagagctctgtgtccaaacacattaatggagaggcaaagggaaggaaaaactgtggtcagaaaaagtgtacaagcgatagggatcaccgcaccctggtcaagattgtgaaaaaaaacccattcaaaaatgtgggggagattcagaaggagtggacagctgctggagtcagtgcttcaagatccaccaccaagagacgcttgaaagacatgggtttcaactgccgcatacctcgtgtcaagccactgttgaccaagaaacagcgcgaaaagcgtctcacctgggctaaggaaaaaaagagctggactgctgctgagtggtccaaagtcatgttttctgacgaaagcaaattttgcatttcctttggaaatcgaggtcccagagtctggaggaagacaggagaggcacaggatccacgttgcctgaagtctagtgtaaagtttccaccatcagtgatggtttggggtgccatgtcatctgctggtgtcggtccactctgtttcctgagatccagggtcaacgcagccgtctaccagcaagttttagagcacttcatgcttcctgctgctgacctgctctatggagatggagatttcaagttccaacaggacttggcgcctgcacacagcgcaaaatctacccgtgcctggtttacggaccatggtatttcggtTCTAAATTGgctcgccaactcccctgaccttagccccatagaaaatctgtggggtattgtgaaaaggaagatgcagaatgccagacccaaaaacgcagaagagttgaaggccactatcagagcaacctgggctctcataacacctgagcagtgccagaaactcatccactccatgccacgccgcattaacgcagtaattgaggcaaaaggagctccaaccaagtattgagtattgtacatgctcatatttttcattttcatacttttcagttggccaacatttctaaaaatcccttttttgtattagccttaagtaatattctaattttgtgacacacggaattttggattttcatttgttgccacttcaaatcatcaaaattaaatgaaataaacatttgaatgcatcagtctgtgtgcaatgaataaatataatgtacaagttacaccttttgaatacaattactgaaataaatcaagtttttcaaaatattctaatttactggcttttacctgtatatatatatatatatatatatatacacatttttttcccaattcatacacacacatacatacatatacatacatacatacatacatacatacatacacacacatatacatatatatgaattggcaaattttttttatatatatattaaaaaaaaaatatatatagacaaatttgtttttatatatatatatatatatatatatatatatatatatatatatatatatatatatatatataacatttattttgatattaGTACATCTCCTGGGCGTCGAGTCTCCCTCATTCTTAATAAAAACTTAGTGACATCTATTTCTAGGAGTCTTTGAAACACCAGTTATGTGCAAtttgatgcaaaagtgaaacgtgTCCATGACTTTCTCCTATGGtgccacaaatatatttattatatatttttacctttttttttttttttaaatcacctcATCCTCGTTTCAAAATACttaaaaaggtgagctttgatggtgTTAGTGTAACGACgttatttaaaagttaaagttaagcgcccgggaatcatgtttggtgatttaacccccaattccaacccttaatgttGAGTTCTGTGTTCAAAGTTAGGTTTgttgacatcaatcaatcaatgtttatttatttggcCCCTAATCACAGTGGAACGAACCATTTCCTATTTCTGATAGATGTAAGGAGTCATTCTTAAATTTGATTGAAGAAACTTATTATTGAAAATTCACAGCTATATTAACATGTATTACTTATTaacttaaatatttaaaaaaaaggcagaaaaGAACATTTTCACAAAAGCACAGGAGCCCCCCACCGGACCCCAGCCCCCAATTCCGAGGCCCCTGCTTTGAGTCACTGTGCAGACTTCTCACTAGCAAAATCTAGTCTGGTCATTCTACTGACATTTTGCATGAGTTGCTTgtagatatttccatttttacctTCTCGAGTTCAGCTCGTGCCTTCTCTCTGGAGGCCAGCGTGAGCTCCAAGGTCATCTTCTCGCTGATCACCTCCCTCTGCAACGCCTTCAGTTGTCCCTGAGGAGCATTCTGTTGGGTATGTTCAAGTGCATCGCTTCACTAAAAAAACCCACCTGCAGATGCTTTGTTCGTTTGTCCACTTTCAGCGTCTTTATAAAGTCCAGGTCGTTTTCCGTTAGCTGGTATCCCTTCATGCCGCTCAACAAGGAGTCCGAGCAATCTGCAAAAATTAGCAGGCATGTTTACAAATCCTTGACAGAATGAGTCAACGTccaaatattacaaaccccgtttccatatgagtttggaaattgtgttagatgcaatgatttgcaaatccttttcaactcattcaattgaatgcactacaaagacaagatatttgatgttcaaactcataaactttattttttttagaatttcatggctgcaacatgtgccaaaataggtgggaaagggcatgttcaccactgtgttacatggcctttccttttaacaacactcagtaaacgtttcaagcacgaaaaaaaaaaaaatcataattttgacacaattgtgtctcataattaaaacagatgacagccaaatggactttgctgttttgcaGAAAATGTAAGATATTacaacttgttgctgagatttgatgacctatattgagtaaaacatgcttgaaactatttttgtccaaatgttcaaaacacacccagcaatggtgcacaggaaggcaggGATggagaggggaaaaggcggccaaaatggtcaaaagttccAATTTTGTCTAAAATACCTCCCCCGGGTTTCAGTCCCACGAGtctcgccgccggccgcacaagtcccgggatgcaaaaaatgtccaaaacgcacccagcaaagtcccacgggaagtgggggagaaaagtgagaaaagtcggcaaaagtctccaaaaatgttcaaaatacctacccaggttcgagtcccacaagtcccgccgccggccacaCAAGTCCCGCGatacccaaaatgtccataacacatccagccgagtcccacggggacgggggataaaagttggaaaagtcggcaaaagtcccaaaaacgttcaaaatacctacccaggttcgagtcccacaagtcttaagactcgtACCCGGGTGTGATTATTGAACATTTTattgacttttctcacttttctacccgccttcccgtgggactttgctgagcgtgttttggacattttgggcatcccggccggcggcgggacttgtgggactcgaacttgggtaggtattttgaacatttttgggacttttgcagacttttattccccctccccgtgggactcggctgggtgtgttatgggcATTTTGGGCATCACTTGCGCAgccagcggcgggacttgtgggactcgaacctgggtaggtatatTGAAcactttggggacttttgccgacttttccaacttttattccccctccccgtgggactcggctgggtgtgttatggacattgtgggcatcccgggacttgcgcggccagcggcgagactcgaacctgggtaggtattttgaacattttggagacttttgccaacttttccaaatgTTCTCCCTCACTTCCCTTGGgattttgctgggtgcgttttggacgttttggacattttgggcatcccgggacttgcgcggccggcggcgggacttgtgggactcaaacctgggtaggtattttaaacatttttgggacttttgcagacttttccaacttttatcgcccCTCTccatgggactcggctgggtgtgtcatggacattttgggcacttgcgcggccatacagaagattttatgttagagtgttttacttgttttaagtgttttggtcctaaatgatctcagtaagatattacaacttgttgctgagatttgatgacctatattgagtaaaacatgcttgaaactatttttgtccaaatgttcaaaacacacccagcaatggtgcacaggaaggcagggatgaagaggggaaaaggcggccaaaatggtcaaaagttccAATTTTGTCTAAAATACCTCCCCCGGGTTTCAGTCCCACGAGtctcgccgccggccgcacaagtcccgggatgcaaaaaatgtccaaaacgcacccagcaaagtcccacgggaagtgggggagaaaagtgagaaaagtcggcaaaagtctccaaaaatgttcaaaatacctacccaagtcccgccgccggccacaCAAGTCCCGCGatacccaaaatgtccataacacacccagccgaatcccacggggaggggcgatcaaagttggaaaagttgtcaaaagtcccaaaaatgttcaaaatacctacccaggttcgagtcccacatggagtgccacaagtcttaagactcgtactcgggtgtgatttttgaacattttactgacttttctcacttttctccccgccttcccgtgggactttgctgggcgcgttttggacattttgggcatcccggccggtggcgggacttgtgggactcgaacctgggtaagtattttgaaaattttggggacttttgccgacttttccaacttttattccCCCTCcctgtgggactcggctgggtgtgttatggacattttgggcatcccgggacctgCGCGgccggacttgtgggactcgaacctgggtaggtgttttgaacattttggggacttttgccgacttttccaaattttctcccccacttcccgtgggactttgctgggcgcgtttggacattttgggcatcccggccggtggcgggactcgtgggactcgaacctgggtaagtattttgaacatttttgggacttttgccgacttttacaacttttattccccctccccgtgggactcggctgggtgtgttatgaacattttgggcatcccggaacTTGCGCGGCCagcggtgggacttgtgggactcgaacctgggtaggtattttgaacattttggggacttttgctgaCTTTTCCAAATTTTCTCCCTCACATCCCTTGGgattttgctgggtgcgttttggacgttttggacattttgggcatcccgggacttgcgcggccggcggcgggacttgtgggactcaaacctgggtaggtattttaaacatttttgggacttttgcagacttttccaacttttatcgcccctctccgtgggactcggctgggtgtgtcatGGCCATTTTGGGCACTTGCGCGGCCATGCATAAGatgttatgttagagtgttttacttgttttaagggttttggtcctaaatgatctcagtaagatattacagcttgttgctgagatttgatgacctatattgagtaaaacatgcttgaaaatagaatatcaactgttgcaaagctgtgtcatcaacactcacaagtataaaactacttttttaaagtattcATTTCTTATTTCTATCATGAAAAAAaactcatgattttgacacaattgtgtctcataattaaaacagaccaaatggactttgctgttttattttcaatgaaacaatagaaaatatgtactcatatagtcgtACAGTTGGCACactacagttaatatttaaacatttaacatttcaaactattttgaacagaaatagttcatgcacattcagataaattcttcataaatacagttaaaaaaaatttggccgggggccgggctgtatatatgcgcactaattgactgaaagagcacgcacttggcgcgatgatgtcatgttatccatggaaaaatgcatttttagacaatatgatttgcctgagcggctagtagaccccgagagtaacaagtggttgccttgttgcctttccattaagaacaatacatacatttttagtataagtttgctggtttcaagaaatgtaaatgctgagtgcatatcattatgtcaagataatggcactagcatttacttcatttaagaatatttttcaacatattgagcaaaaagctttttttttctaccaagaaaagtgcacttgttattagtaagaatatacttattttaaaaaggtattctgtgttcattgaggttagttaattttacttgttttggaaagtcttgacaagccaaactttcttgttttattggcagataattttgcttaattcaaataaaatacccctaatttttgtattttttatcttgtttttgaacactgactttctgCAGTGTAtaagtgtgttcgcctatcttcacgtattgcttcctgttggttaagtagcttcataACCAGTACAAggccaaccctctgattccatacctttctaatttATTAAGATACTgttattaattgtgtcaaatgcttttgttaaatctataaacactgcagcagcacattttttttactatctgTTGCATTGATGATTTCTTCCGTTATTTCAATTAATGCCAATGATGATGAGCTGTTGGCTCTGTATAaatattggttgtctgtgagtgttttgtttttatttatgaatttgtctaatctgttgtttaacagttttaaaaacatttttttttaggtatgTGTATTGAGTGTGTTTCATTATACATCcatttttatgtacatatttaacttttttttacatttatataaaGATTCTGCAATTTGGCGCGCCCACACGTGGGGCACTGtgggcacactgcaaaaactgaaatctaagtacgattcaatatttcaaataagggtgatatttgcttattttctgtctgataagataattcttctcactaagcagattttatgtcagagtgttttacttgttttaagggttttggtcctaaatgatctcagtaagatattacagct
This sequence is a window from Nerophis lumbriciformis linkage group LG23, RoL_Nlum_v2.1, whole genome shotgun sequence. Protein-coding genes within it:
- the LOC133622612 gene encoding uncharacterized protein isoform X3; protein product: METWSVHRQNYIPSGQQLPRTPSLTDVKRQLEFFNEASISDHVLTKEVSEEKLDPSVFKANTPDTKPDCSDSLLSGMKGYQLTENDLDFIKTLKVDKRTKHLQNAPQGQLKALQREVISEKMTLELTLASREKARAELEKFLSCFEAAKLLKLVLQVTLPSVQASELLDAKSLLAMVTREDVDKAVSEKKRAIGHMEKTAARQREDTEEKRQLEEQLVSDQLVIQRLMRAKMWSWCFRSSSSGSRSSEAARQEQKEAGCSKDKSADKQKVSR